The Croceicoccus marinus genome contains a region encoding:
- the purM gene encoding phosphoribosylformylglycinamidine cyclo-ligase produces MNDKSDSPKSYSYEQAGVSIAAGNALVRAIAPLARSTARPGATSELGGFGGFFDPRAAGYADPLLVAANDGVGTKVKLAIDHDRHDHIGIDLVAMCVNDLIVQGAEPLFFLDYFATGKLENGVATRVVAGIAEGCKQAGCALIGGETAEMPGMYAAGDYDLAGFCVGAVERGEQLTGDKVAEGDVLLGLASSGVHSNGYSLVRRLAADKGWKLDRPALFDHETLLIDALIAPTRIYVKTLLAPIRAGRIHACAHITGGGLLENVPRVLPEGLHAHIDAGAWEQPRLMAFLQAQGHIEPEEMARTFNCGIGMVLAAAPDEADSLAADLEAAGETVLRIGEIRGGTRGCTVSGKAAEWSAKADWTATHEQ; encoded by the coding sequence ATGAACGACAAGAGCGACAGCCCGAAGAGCTATAGTTACGAACAGGCAGGCGTATCGATCGCCGCGGGCAATGCGCTGGTAAGGGCGATCGCCCCGCTGGCCCGATCGACCGCGCGCCCCGGCGCGACCAGCGAGCTGGGCGGGTTCGGCGGGTTCTTCGACCCCAGGGCGGCGGGCTATGCCGATCCGCTGCTGGTGGCGGCGAACGACGGCGTGGGCACCAAGGTGAAGCTGGCCATCGACCACGACCGGCACGACCATATCGGCATCGACCTGGTCGCCATGTGCGTCAACGACCTGATCGTGCAGGGCGCGGAGCCCTTGTTCTTCCTGGACTATTTCGCCACCGGCAAGCTTGAGAACGGCGTCGCGACCCGCGTGGTCGCCGGCATTGCCGAGGGCTGCAAACAGGCAGGCTGCGCGCTGATCGGGGGCGAGACGGCGGAAATGCCCGGCATGTATGCGGCGGGCGATTACGACCTGGCGGGCTTCTGCGTCGGCGCGGTCGAGCGCGGCGAGCAGCTGACCGGCGACAAGGTCGCGGAAGGCGACGTGCTGCTGGGCCTGGCCAGTTCCGGGGTGCATTCCAACGGCTATTCGCTGGTGCGGCGGCTGGCGGCGGACAAGGGCTGGAAGCTCGACCGCCCTGCCCTGTTCGATCACGAGACGCTGCTGATCGATGCGCTGATCGCGCCGACCAGGATCTATGTGAAGACGCTGCTGGCGCCGATCCGCGCGGGGCGCATCCATGCATGCGCGCATATCACCGGCGGCGGCCTGCTTGAAAACGTGCCGCGCGTGCTGCCCGAGGGGCTCCATGCCCATATCGACGCGGGCGCGTGGGAGCAGCCGCGGCTGATGGCGTTCCTGCAGGCGCAGGGGCATATCGAGCCCGAGGAGATGGCGCGCACCTTCAATTGCGGCATCGGCATGGTGCTGGCGGCCGCGCCGGACGAAGCCGATTCGCTGGCGGCGGATCTGGAAGCCGCGGGCGAAACCGTGCTGCGCATCGGCGAGATTCGCGGCGGAACGCGCGGCTGCACCGTATCGGGCAAGGCGGCCGAATGGTCGGCCAAGGCGGACTGGACCGCCACGCACGAGCAGTAA
- a CDS encoding TspO/MBR family protein, giving the protein MVFPISFAAVWAIVLLAGGALLTPIGDWYRGLDKPRWQPPDWLFGPAWTIILGLAAWAFVLCWDTAAQRGETAFLLALYLVNGVVHFLWSPLFFKARRPDWALIEVPFLWLSVLSLCVFLREWSVLASWLIVPYLAWVSFAALLNWSIVRLNGPFTRHPSG; this is encoded by the coding sequence ATGGTGTTTCCGATCTCGTTCGCCGCCGTCTGGGCGATTGTCCTGCTTGCAGGCGGAGCGCTGCTGACCCCCATCGGCGACTGGTATCGCGGGCTCGACAAGCCGCGCTGGCAGCCGCCCGACTGGCTGTTCGGCCCTGCCTGGACCATCATTCTGGGGCTGGCCGCATGGGCCTTCGTGCTATGCTGGGACACCGCCGCGCAGCGCGGAGAGACCGCGTTCCTGCTGGCGCTCTATCTGGTGAACGGCGTGGTCCACTTCCTGTGGTCCCCGCTGTTCTTCAAGGCCAGACGGCCGGACTGGGCCTTGATCGAAGTGCCGTTCCTGTGGCTGTCGGTGCTGTCGCTTTGCGTATTCCTGCGCGAATGGTCGGTGCTGGCAAGCTGGCTGATCGTGCCCTATCTCGCCTGGGTCAGCTTCGCGGCCCTGCTGAACTGGTCCATCGTCCGGCTGAACGGCCCCTTCACCCGCCACCCGTCCGGCTGA
- a CDS encoding DNA polymerase III subunit chi translates to MARVDFYHLTRDSAEAALAMLAGKALGAGQRMMVVSADPAQRSAISRRLWEAPGFLANGEAGGEDDARQPVLIGDAPGAANAAAIVALADGQWRDEALDFDRALLLFNEATIADARSCWRALGQQEKVERHYWSQDSSGRWREGP, encoded by the coding sequence GTGGCGCGAGTCGATTTCTACCATCTGACGCGCGACAGCGCCGAGGCCGCGCTCGCGATGCTGGCGGGCAAGGCCCTCGGCGCGGGTCAGCGCATGATGGTGGTCAGCGCCGATCCCGCCCAGCGCAGCGCGATTTCTCGCCGGTTGTGGGAAGCGCCCGGCTTCCTCGCCAATGGCGAAGCGGGGGGAGAGGACGATGCGCGCCAGCCGGTGCTGATCGGCGATGCGCCCGGCGCCGCCAATGCGGCGGCGATCGTCGCGCTGGCCGACGGGCAGTGGCGGGACGAGGCGCTGGATTTCGACCGCGCGCTGCTGCTGTTCAACGAGGCGACCATCGCCGATGCGCGAAGCTGCTGGCGCGCCCTGGGCCAGCAGGAGAAGGTAGAGCGCCATTACTGGAGCCAGGATTCGTCCGGCCGCTGGCGCGAGGGGCCCTGA
- the ndk gene encoding nucleoside-diphosphate kinase: MAATRTFSIIKPDATRRNLTGAVTKMLEEAGLRVVASKRIQMSREQAEGFYAVHSERPFFGDLVDFMISGPVVVQVLEGEDAVKRNRDVMGATNPSDADEGTIRKAYAESIEANSVHGSDSDENAKIEIDFFFKPEEIVG; encoded by the coding sequence ATGGCGGCTACCCGCACCTTTTCGATCATCAAGCCCGATGCCACCCGCCGCAACCTGACCGGCGCGGTCACCAAGATGCTGGAGGAAGCCGGCCTGCGCGTCGTCGCGTCCAAGCGCATCCAGATGTCGCGTGAGCAGGCCGAGGGCTTCTACGCGGTTCACAGCGAACGCCCCTTCTTCGGCGACCTGGTCGACTTCATGATCAGCGGCCCCGTCGTGGTGCAGGTGCTGGAAGGCGAAGACGCCGTGAAGCGCAACCGCGACGTGATGGGCGCGACCAACCCCTCCGACGCCGACGAGGGCACGATCCGCAAGGCCTATGCCGAATCGATCGAAGCCAACTCGGTCCACGGCAGCGACAGCGACGAGAATGCGAAGATCGAAATCGACTTCTTCTTCAAGCCCGAAGAGATCGTCGGCTGA
- the epsC gene encoding serine O-acetyltransferase EpsC: protein MFERLIAYLDSVADRDPSPRSRWEVLLYPGVLALGMHRIAHWLYGGGLFFLARVVNHFARFLTAIDIHPGARIGRNFFIDHGFSVIGETAEIGDNVTIYQCVTLGGTNPTNGIPGKRHPTLLDGVIVGSGAQIIGPVTIGQRARIGAAAVVIEDVPEGATMIGQKARSTLVAAETYQRQFMPYGTPCKDPCEPVVPRVDELEEQIAALKAEIDRLRAAEGQGPLPMPRRNSEAPQREHVPELGRGDRQDEVGNG, encoded by the coding sequence ATGTTTGAACGACTGATCGCCTATCTCGATTCCGTGGCGGATCGCGATCCTTCGCCCCGCTCGCGCTGGGAAGTGCTGCTGTATCCGGGCGTGCTGGCGCTGGGCATGCACCGCATCGCGCACTGGCTGTATGGCGGCGGGCTGTTCTTCCTGGCGCGCGTGGTGAACCATTTCGCCCGCTTCCTGACCGCGATCGACATCCATCCGGGCGCCAGGATCGGGCGCAATTTCTTCATCGACCACGGCTTTTCGGTCATCGGCGAAACGGCCGAGATCGGCGACAATGTCACGATCTATCAATGCGTCACGCTGGGCGGCACCAATCCGACCAACGGCATTCCGGGCAAGCGGCACCCCACGCTGCTCGACGGGGTGATCGTGGGATCGGGCGCGCAGATCATCGGCCCCGTCACCATCGGGCAGCGCGCGCGCATCGGCGCCGCCGCCGTGGTGATAGAGGATGTGCCCGAAGGCGCGACGATGATCGGGCAGAAGGCCCGGTCGACCCTGGTCGCGGCGGAAACCTATCAGCGGCAGTTCATGCCCTATGGCACGCCCTGCAAGGACCCGTGCGAACCGGTGGTGCCCCGCGTGGACGAGCTTGAGGAGCAGATCGCCGCGCTCAAGGCCGAGATCGACCGCCTGCGCGCCGCCGAGGGGCAGGGGCCGCTGCCCATGCCGCGCCGGAACAGCGAAGCGCCGCAGCGCGAGCACGTGCCCGAACTGGGCCGCGGCGACCGGCAGGACGAGGTCGGCAACGGATGA
- a CDS encoding AI-2E family transporter — protein MKGPIFRPRPEDQAFLRRLAYLVAIAALLIVFWRAGHLLMLAFGSLLGAAAFRATASLYRRIGVRHRGISLALGIATCLGVLGLMAYLLTVQFGTQLAGMIDDLPQTIDAIEAALSRTPVGEAVVRAAQAALAGSTIADRLGDLAAGAGEVALNFLIVLIGAMFIAVDTGPYRRGILLLTPPGARPAMQRAIGEMSLALRLWLKAKILTMSVMAVLIGFSLWAAGVDNYIALGLLGGISEFVPYVGPALAMLPAIGIAAAEGGDVLAYALIGFVVVRVIEAWLLTPLVNREVVNIPPALTLFAILGAGAVFGVYGLFFAGALLVVLFVGVRELYLRDTLGEDVEGVPRPVKRRAE, from the coding sequence GTGAAAGGCCCGATCTTCCGCCCCCGGCCCGAGGATCAGGCCTTCCTGCGCCGGCTGGCCTATCTGGTCGCGATCGCGGCGCTGCTGATCGTATTCTGGCGTGCGGGCCATCTGCTGATGCTGGCGTTCGGATCGCTACTGGGCGCGGCGGCGTTTCGCGCGACCGCATCGCTCTATCGCCGCATCGGCGTGCGGCACCGCGGGATTTCGCTGGCGCTGGGCATCGCCACTTGCCTGGGCGTGCTGGGGCTGATGGCCTATCTGCTGACGGTGCAGTTCGGCACGCAGCTTGCCGGGATGATCGACGACCTGCCCCAGACCATCGACGCCATAGAGGCCGCACTGTCGCGCACCCCGGTGGGCGAGGCGGTCGTCCGCGCCGCGCAGGCCGCGCTGGCGGGCAGCACCATCGCCGACCGGCTGGGCGATCTGGCCGCGGGCGCGGGCGAGGTGGCGCTCAACTTCCTGATCGTGTTGATCGGCGCGATGTTCATCGCGGTCGACACCGGCCCCTATCGCCGCGGCATATTGCTCCTCACTCCGCCGGGCGCGCGGCCCGCCATGCAGCGCGCGATCGGCGAGATGAGCCTGGCGCTGCGCCTCTGGCTCAAGGCCAAGATCCTGACGATGAGCGTGATGGCGGTGCTGATCGGCTTCTCGCTATGGGCCGCGGGGGTGGACAATTACATCGCGCTGGGCCTGCTGGGCGGGATCAGCGAATTCGTGCCGTATGTCGGCCCCGCGCTCGCCATGCTGCCCGCGATCGGCATCGCGGCGGCGGAGGGTGGCGACGTGCTTGCCTATGCGCTGATCGGCTTCGTGGTGGTGCGGGTGATAGAGGCATGGCTGCTGACCCCGCTGGTCAACCGCGAAGTGGTGAACATCCCGCCCGCCCTGACCTTGTTCGCGATCCTGGGCGCGGGCGCGGTGTTCGGCGTCTATGGCCTGTTCTTCGCGGGCGCGCTGCTGGTGGTGCTGTTCGTCGGCGTGCGCGAACTATATCTGCGCGATACGCTGGGCGAGGATGTCGAAGGCGTGCCGAGGCCGGTAAAGCGGCGGGCCGAATAG
- a CDS encoding leucyl aminopeptidase — MKISFVDSLAQDISAIVLPVAEGSMPADLPGVIREGAQSSRFKGKPGQIFDGFVEMDGKARHLVLAGTGKPDARDRSSALERAGAALAARFLTSGKTALGVDFSGANVDAAGAAALLMGLRLRSWRIDTYRTKLKDEQKPSLTEIVVTGAPSGTEAAWTDADAVATGVEFTRELVSEPANKIYPESFVERCKARLEGTGIEITVLTVEEMTELGMGALLGVAQGSADRPARIIAMHWKGGGDEAPLAFVGKGVTFDSGGISIKPAAGMEEMKWDMGGAGAVAGTMLALATRKAKANVVGVCGLTENMPDANAQRPGDVVTSMSGQTIEVINTDAEGRLVLCDALTWVQQTYKPAKIVDLATLTGAILISLGKEHGGLFSNNDELSDALTAAGRTVGEKLWRFPLAAEYDKLLDSPIADMKNVGPRYGGSITAAQFLQRFIENDTPWAHLDIAGMVWADKPGATWDKGATGYGVRLLDRLVRDTLNG, encoded by the coding sequence ATGAAAATCAGCTTCGTCGATTCGCTTGCCCAGGACATCAGCGCGATCGTGCTGCCGGTGGCAGAGGGTTCCATGCCCGCCGACCTGCCCGGCGTGATCCGCGAAGGCGCGCAGTCCAGCCGCTTCAAGGGCAAGCCGGGCCAGATCTTCGACGGCTTCGTCGAGATGGACGGCAAGGCCCGCCACCTGGTGCTGGCCGGCACCGGCAAGCCCGACGCCAGGGACCGTTCCAGCGCGCTGGAACGCGCGGGCGCGGCGTTGGCGGCCAGGTTCCTGACCTCGGGCAAGACGGCGCTGGGCGTGGATTTCTCGGGCGCGAATGTCGATGCGGCGGGCGCGGCGGCGCTGCTGATGGGGCTGCGCCTGCGGTCCTGGCGGATCGACACCTATCGCACGAAGCTGAAGGACGAGCAGAAGCCCTCGCTGACCGAGATCGTCGTCACCGGCGCGCCGTCGGGCACCGAAGCGGCCTGGACCGACGCCGATGCCGTCGCCACCGGCGTCGAATTCACGCGCGAGCTGGTGAGCGAGCCTGCCAACAAGATCTATCCCGAAAGCTTCGTCGAACGCTGCAAGGCGCGGCTGGAAGGCACCGGGATCGAGATCACGGTGCTGACGGTCGAGGAAATGACCGAGTTGGGCATGGGCGCGCTGCTGGGCGTGGCGCAGGGCAGCGCGGACCGCCCCGCGCGCATCATCGCGATGCACTGGAAGGGCGGCGGGGACGAGGCTCCGCTGGCCTTCGTCGGCAAGGGCGTGACCTTCGATTCGGGCGGCATCAGCATCAAGCCCGCCGCCGGGATGGAGGAGATGAAGTGGGACATGGGCGGCGCGGGCGCCGTCGCGGGCACGATGCTGGCGCTTGCCACGCGCAAGGCCAAGGCGAATGTCGTGGGCGTGTGCGGCCTGACCGAGAACATGCCCGACGCCAATGCCCAGCGCCCCGGCGACGTGGTGACGTCGATGTCGGGCCAGACGATCGAGGTCATCAATACCGACGCGGAAGGCCGGCTGGTGCTGTGCGACGCGCTGACCTGGGTGCAGCAGACGTACAAGCCCGCGAAGATCGTCGACCTCGCCACGCTGACCGGCGCGATCCTGATCTCGCTGGGCAAGGAGCATGGCGGCCTGTTCTCGAACAATGACGAGCTGTCCGACGCGCTGACCGCCGCGGGCAGGACCGTGGGCGAGAAGCTGTGGCGTTTCCCGCTGGCCGCCGAATACGACAAGCTGCTCGATTCGCCGATCGCCGACATGAAGAACGTCGGCCCGCGCTATGGCGGCTCGATCACCGCGGCGCAGTTCCTGCAGCGCTTCATCGAGAACGATACGCCCTGGGCGCATCTCGACATCGCGGGCATGGTCTGGGCCGACAAGCCCGGCGCGACCTGGGACAAGGGCGCGACGGGATATGGCGTGCGCCTGCTCGACCGGCTGGTGCGCGACACGCTGAACGGCTGA
- a CDS encoding DUF2794 domain-containing protein, with protein sequence MNNVVPLPRGPHRSAPQQIGFDRLELGRILDLYGRMVAAGQWRDYAMDFGRDAASFSAFRRAAERPQVRIEKCPALRSRQGMWTLFGEAGQVLKRGHDLAGVLSLLERRLLKIVED encoded by the coding sequence GTGAACAATGTCGTCCCCCTTCCGCGCGGCCCGCATCGCTCCGCCCCGCAGCAGATCGGGTTCGACCGGCTGGAACTGGGCCGCATCCTCGACCTCTATGGCCGGATGGTCGCGGCGGGCCAGTGGCGCGATTACGCGATGGATTTCGGCAGGGACGCCGCCAGCTTCTCCGCCTTTCGCCGCGCCGCCGAACGCCCGCAGGTCCGGATCGAGAAATGCCCCGCGCTGCGCAGCCGCCAGGGCATGTGGACCCTGTTCGGCGAAGCGGGCCAGGTGCTGAAGCGCGGGCACGATCTGGCGGGCGTCCTATCGCTGCTTGAACGCCGCCTGCTCAAGATCGTCGAGGACTAG
- a CDS encoding GNAT family N-acetyltransferase → MDVAYRQEMVSAAEFAELLERSGLAARRPVGDRARLQRMIDHADLIVTARIGAGRIGAGGMGTAGAGDNGRLVGIARSLTDWSYAAYLSDLAVDAAYQKKGIGKRLIAETRRLAGEEAMLLLVAAPDAAGYYDGIGMARSDRAFLYPRAR, encoded by the coding sequence ATGGATGTCGCATACAGGCAGGAAATGGTGAGCGCGGCGGAATTCGCCGAGCTGCTCGAACGGTCGGGGCTGGCGGCAAGGCGCCCGGTTGGCGATCGCGCCCGTCTTCAGCGGATGATCGACCATGCCGACCTGATCGTGACCGCCCGGATCGGGGCGGGCCGGATCGGGGCGGGCGGGATGGGGACTGCCGGGGCTGGCGACAACGGGCGGCTGGTCGGCATCGCGCGTTCGCTGACCGACTGGTCCTATGCGGCCTATCTGTCGGACCTTGCGGTGGATGCGGCCTATCAGAAAAAGGGGATCGGCAAGCGGCTGATCGCCGAAACGCGCAGGCTGGCGGGAGAGGAGGCGATGCTGCTGCTGGTCGCCGCGCCCGATGCGGCGGGCTATTACGACGGGATCGGCATGGCGCGCAGCGACCGCGCGTTCCTGTACCCCAGGGCCAGATAG
- a CDS encoding phytanoyl-CoA dioxygenase family protein has translation MTMAPSTRQAEVSDQNAPSATRTASLFPGVPLIESPIFESEPLDGFTDQEKALARQLHDDGFGVIDFPDPDIDARIDRIQRNLGPGFGIDFADPAADKTRGERRIQDAWRSDEDVHAIASNGQVLDLLSRLYGRRAFPFQTLNFPVGTQQAAHADSVHFSSLPERFMCGVWLAMEDVPAEAGPLFYVRGSHRWPIFTNALIGRRGYGSELQSAQDPYGDAWQAMCETHGKTQETFLARKGQALIWCANLLHGGSRQTDPTLTRWSQVTHYFFEDCIYYTPAFSDEPLGRLALRNLVSVEDGTPRPNSYLGEAVADPRRSPPGLAARLKRRIPRRR, from the coding sequence ATGACCATGGCTCCATCGACAAGGCAGGCAGAAGTGTCGGACCAGAATGCCCCATCCGCGACCAGGACCGCGTCGCTGTTTCCCGGCGTGCCGCTGATCGAATCGCCGATCTTCGAAAGCGAGCCGCTGGACGGCTTCACCGACCAGGAAAAGGCGCTGGCCCGCCAGCTGCATGACGACGGCTTTGGCGTCATCGACTTTCCCGACCCCGACATCGACGCCAGGATCGACCGGATCCAGCGCAACCTTGGCCCCGGCTTCGGCATCGATTTCGCCGATCCCGCCGCCGACAAGACCCGCGGCGAGCGGCGCATCCAGGATGCCTGGCGCAGCGACGAGGACGTGCACGCGATCGCGTCGAACGGCCAGGTTCTGGACCTGCTTTCCAGGCTGTATGGACGGCGCGCCTTCCCGTTCCAGACGCTGAACTTCCCCGTCGGCACGCAGCAGGCGGCGCATGCCGATTCGGTGCATTTCTCAAGCCTTCCCGAACGCTTCATGTGCGGTGTCTGGCTGGCGATGGAGGATGTCCCGGCCGAGGCGGGGCCGCTGTTCTACGTGCGCGGATCGCATCGCTGGCCGATCTTCACCAATGCGCTGATCGGCCGCCGCGGCTATGGCAGCGAGCTGCAGTCGGCGCAGGATCCCTATGGCGATGCGTGGCAGGCGATGTGCGAAACGCATGGCAAGACGCAAGAGACATTCCTGGCGCGCAAGGGGCAGGCGCTGATCTGGTGCGCCAACCTGCTGCACGGCGGCAGCCGCCAGACCGATCCGACGCTGACCCGCTGGTCGCAGGTCACGCATTATTTCTTCGAGGACTGCATCTATTACACGCCCGCCTTTTCCGACGAGCCGCTGGGCCGGCTGGCGCTGCGCAACCTGGTGTCGGTAGAGGACGGGACGCCCCGCCCGAATTCCTATCTGGGCGAAGCGGTCGCCGATCCCCGCCGATCCCCGCCCGGCCTCGCCGCGCGGCTGAAAAGGCGCATCCCCCGCCGCCGCTAG
- a CDS encoding opacity protein, translating into MNTKTALMIAGGALLLPAQAFAQEAPDGTDAFGFEPYVAVGGGYDVYDRNEEIRDLGIDDTTEGALITGTVGANVPLGPLFVGAEGFGSYGFGDIDWEYGAAGRFGARMGETGMIFGRVGYMWVEGENNFDNDFIDTDGGPSTRDRDGVFYGIGAEMGTKDIGLGGLTGESGVRLRFGVDTFKDFESFRPNAAVVFQF; encoded by the coding sequence ATGAATACCAAGACAGCCCTTATGATCGCAGGCGGCGCGCTTCTTCTGCCCGCACAGGCTTTCGCACAGGAAGCGCCCGACGGCACCGACGCGTTCGGCTTCGAGCCCTATGTCGCGGTTGGCGGCGGCTATGACGTCTATGACCGGAACGAGGAAATTCGCGACCTGGGCATCGACGACACCACCGAAGGTGCGCTGATCACCGGCACCGTCGGCGCGAACGTGCCGCTGGGCCCGCTGTTCGTCGGCGCCGAGGGCTTCGGCTCCTACGGTTTCGGCGACATCGACTGGGAATATGGCGCCGCGGGCCGTTTCGGCGCGCGCATGGGCGAGACCGGCATGATCTTCGGCCGCGTCGGCTATATGTGGGTCGAGGGCGAGAACAATTTCGACAATGATTTCATCGACACCGATGGCGGTCCCAGCACGCGCGACCGCGACGGCGTGTTCTATGGCATCGGCGCCGAGATGGGCACCAAGGACATCGGCCTGGGCGGCCTGACCGGCGAGAGCGGCGTGCGCCTTCGCTTTGGCGTCGACACGTTCAAGGACTTCGAATCGTTCCGTCCCAACGCGGCGGTCGTGTTCCAGTTCTGA
- a CDS encoding ATPase — MPHPGKPFAGQIPLPLIRPGGAVRIVVGPANEGVLDACRHAASWPFRTALLWGEPRSGKSLIARWFAASGLGDAIDDAQAMEEDAIFHRWNRAQEAQRPLLIIGPPVPDGWQVSLPDLGSRLGAALNLRIDPPGDTMIEGLIEAHAEARGLALADGATTYLVPRAPRSFAGIEALVAEIDRISLERKVPATLAVWREALDTLGGGGMGEQGDLL, encoded by the coding sequence ATGCCCCATCCCGGCAAGCCTTTCGCGGGCCAGATCCCGCTGCCGCTGATCCGGCCCGGCGGCGCTGTCCGCATCGTGGTCGGCCCCGCGAACGAAGGCGTGCTGGACGCTTGCCGCCATGCCGCAAGCTGGCCGTTCCGCACCGCGCTGCTGTGGGGCGAACCGCGTTCGGGCAAGTCGCTGATCGCGCGCTGGTTCGCGGCAAGCGGCCTGGGCGACGCCATCGACGACGCACAGGCGATGGAGGAGGACGCGATCTTCCACCGCTGGAACCGCGCGCAGGAAGCGCAGCGCCCGCTGCTGATTATCGGACCTCCGGTGCCGGACGGCTGGCAGGTGTCGCTCCCCGACCTGGGCTCGCGGCTGGGCGCGGCGCTGAACCTGCGGATCGACCCGCCCGGCGACACGATGATCGAGGGGCTGATCGAGGCCCATGCCGAGGCGCGCGGTCTTGCATTGGCCGACGGGGCCACCACCTATCTGGTGCCGCGCGCACCGCGCAGCTTCGCCGGGATAGAGGCGCTGGTGGCCGAGATCGACCGCATCAGCCTCGAACGCAAGGTCCCCGCGACGCTGGCCGTCTGGCGCGAGGCGCTGGACACGCTTGGCGGCGGCGGCATGGGCGAGCAGGGCGACCTGCTCTAG
- a CDS encoding HAD family hydrolase, whose translation MSERPNPSTSFPSIRFGAVGFDLDGTLLDTAPDIAHALNHALQMAGRPALRLEEVRPMIGGGAKKLLARALGGGERVPDDELEPLYAELLDHYRAHIAVETRAYDGLERALDELAARGIRLGVATNKLESLAVHLLQQMGLAGRFDCIVGGDTLGTERAKPRPDMLHHLAQRCGGGAMAFVGDSAFDVKAAQAAGMPAIAVSFGYPGMAIGELGADRVIDHYDELLPALAAL comes from the coding sequence TTTGGCGCCGTCGGTTTCGACCTCGACGGCACGCTGCTCGATACCGCGCCTGATATCGCGCATGCCCTGAACCACGCCTTGCAAATGGCGGGCCGCCCCGCCCTTCGGCTTGAGGAAGTGCGCCCGATGATCGGCGGCGGGGCTAAGAAGCTGCTGGCCAGGGCGCTGGGCGGCGGCGAGCGCGTGCCGGATGACGAGCTGGAGCCGCTCTATGCCGAGCTGCTCGATCATTACCGCGCGCATATCGCGGTCGAGACGCGCGCCTATGACGGGCTGGAGCGGGCGCTCGACGAACTGGCGGCGCGCGGCATCAGGCTGGGGGTCGCGACCAACAAGCTGGAAAGCCTTGCGGTGCATTTGCTGCAGCAGATGGGACTGGCAGGCCGCTTCGACTGCATCGTGGGCGGCGACACGCTGGGCACCGAGCGCGCCAAGCCAAGGCCCGACATGCTGCACCATCTGGCGCAGCGCTGCGGCGGCGGGGCAATGGCCTTCGTCGGCGATTCCGCGTTCGACGTAAAGGCGGCGCAGGCGGCGGGCATGCCCGCCATCGCGGTCAGCTTCGGCTATCCGGGCATGGCGATCGGCGAACTGGGCGCGGACCGGGTCATCGATCACTACGACGAATTATTGCCCGCGCTCGCAGCTTTGTAG
- the purN gene encoding phosphoribosylglycinamide formyltransferase, giving the protein MSVPDIRAKARVAVLISGTGSNMAALLYASRRADCPYEIVLVASNNPDAGGLALAKAEGVATFALPHKGMKRPEHDAAMDEALREAGADYVALAGYMRILTPEFVGKWEGRMVNIHPSLLPRYKGLDTHARAIQAGDAHGGCSVHLVTAELDDGPILGQTPVAILPGDTPDTLAARVLFAEHQLYARALEELVSRPYRADWLLQQVNAIALSLPEAERRESHGSPAWNTGGKSGKFFAYFNDRHHGEPHVAVLVKTSGPDELAEMVARDPDIWFRPAYYGAAGWAGLILNRPGTDWDHVAEWVERSWRAVAPRRLAGLRAAADEF; this is encoded by the coding sequence ATGAGCGTGCCCGATATTCGGGCGAAGGCGCGCGTCGCGGTGCTGATCAGCGGCACGGGCAGCAACATGGCCGCGCTGCTCTATGCCAGCCGCCGCGCGGACTGCCCGTACGAGATCGTGCTGGTCGCGTCGAACAATCCCGATGCCGGGGGGCTGGCGCTGGCCAAGGCCGAGGGGGTGGCGACCTTCGCCCTGCCGCACAAGGGGATGAAGCGGCCCGAGCACGATGCCGCGATGGATGAAGCGCTGCGCGAGGCGGGTGCGGATTATGTCGCGCTGGCGGGCTATATGCGGATCCTGACACCCGAATTCGTGGGGAAATGGGAAGGCCGCATGGTCAATATCCACCCCTCGCTGCTGCCCAGGTACAAGGGGCTGGACACCCACGCCCGCGCGATCCAGGCGGGCGATGCGCATGGCGGCTGTTCGGTGCATCTGGTCACGGCGGAGCTGGACGACGGGCCGATCCTGGGACAGACCCCGGTCGCGATCCTGCCCGGCGACACGCCCGACACGCTGGCCGCGCGGGTGCTTTTTGCCGAGCATCAGCTTTACGCCCGCGCGCTGGAGGAGCTGGTCAGCCGGCCCTATCGCGCGGACTGGCTGCTGCAGCAGGTGAACGCCATCGCGCTGTCCCTGCCCGAGGCGGAGCGGCGCGAATCGCATGGCAGCCCCGCGTGGAACACCGGCGGGAAGAGCGGCAAGTTCTTCGCCTATTTCAATGACCGGCATCACGGCGAGCCGCATGTGGCGGTGCTGGTCAAGACGTCGGGCCCGGACGAGCTGGCCGAGATGGTCGCGCGAGATCCCGATATCTGGTTCCGCCCCGCCTATTACGGCGCGGCCGGCTGGGCGGGGCTGATCCTGAACCGGCCGGGCACCGACTGGGACCACGTGGCCGAATGGGTGGAGCGCAGCTGGCGCGCGGTAGCGCCCAGGCGGCTGGCAGGGCTGCGCGCCGCGGCGGACGAGTTCTGA